From a single Hymenobacter sp. YIM 151500-1 genomic region:
- a CDS encoding glycoside hydrolase family 16 protein — MKTVSAFRRHPAWWKSGLLALSLLSCTEKSKSSAPTPLPPTPTPPAVNEEPRDFNQYTELRWSDEFDGGTLDQTKWTYEQGGGGWGNNELQNYTNLPDNAFLSGGNLVIQARRQQSGNNAYTSARLITKGKQSFRYGRIDVRAKVPKGKGVWPAIWMLGADIDQNNWPKCGEIDIMELRGSRPKELISTMHFGNSTADHRYKGTTKVLTDDLSDDFHVFTVVRSKDLLRFYLDGQQYYTFTGADASPFPFNNPFFVILNVAVGGNFDGNPDASTVFPQQMQVDYVRHYEYK, encoded by the coding sequence ATGAAAACTGTATCCGCGTTTCGACGGCACCCCGCCTGGTGGAAAAGTGGCCTGCTGGCACTAAGCCTGCTCTCGTGCACCGAGAAATCAAAATCCAGTGCGCCCACTCCCCTGCCGCCCACACCTACCCCGCCGGCCGTGAATGAGGAGCCGCGCGACTTCAACCAGTACACCGAGCTGCGGTGGAGCGACGAATTCGACGGGGGCACCCTCGACCAAACCAAGTGGACCTACGAGCAGGGCGGCGGCGGCTGGGGCAACAACGAGTTGCAGAACTACACCAACCTGCCCGACAACGCGTTTCTGAGCGGGGGTAACCTCGTCATTCAGGCCCGCCGCCAGCAATCCGGCAACAACGCCTACACCTCAGCGCGCCTGATTACCAAAGGCAAGCAGAGCTTCCGCTACGGCCGCATCGACGTGCGGGCCAAGGTGCCCAAGGGCAAGGGCGTGTGGCCGGCCATCTGGATGCTGGGCGCCGACATCGACCAGAATAACTGGCCCAAGTGTGGCGAAATCGACATTATGGAGCTGCGCGGCAGCCGCCCCAAGGAGTTGATTTCGACCATGCACTTCGGCAACAGCACCGCCGACCACCGCTACAAGGGCACCACCAAGGTGCTGACCGACGACCTGTCCGACGACTTCCACGTGTTTACAGTGGTGCGCAGCAAGGACTTGCTCCGCTTCTACCTCGACGGCCAGCAGTACTACACCTTCACCGGCGCCGACGCCAGCCCTTTCCCGTTCAACAACCCGTTTTTCGTGATTCTGAACGTGGCCGTGGGCGGCAACTTCGACGGCAACCCCGACGCCTCCACCGTCTTCCCCCAGCAGATGCAGGTAGACTACGTGCGGCACTACGAGTACAAGTAA
- a CDS encoding helix-turn-helix domain-containing protein: protein MKQPAKDFHLLNTVTDYTRFVGLPPPTHPLLTVIDLALTRTTPRPLTPVVQQLYTIWLKKDFKGRIHYGHQAYDFNEGVLGFLAPGQVFAVDATLDVSRLEGWMLVFSPELLRKYPLGKKIAGYGFFSYAVHEALHLSAQEESTLNGLLHSIRNEYERPIDAFSQDVLVAQLDVLLTHANRFYHRQFLTRRTVEHDLLTRFEALLTAYFAQHHEQPLPTVQHFADALHVSPAYLSDMLRTLTGQTTQQHIHNALIEQAKRLLLTTSLTISETAFRLGFEYPQYFSRLFKSKTGLTPAAFRFSAQ from the coding sequence ATGAAACAGCCCGCCAAAGATTTCCACTTGCTGAACACGGTAACTGATTATACGCGGTTTGTCGGGCTACCCCCGCCGACGCATCCGCTGCTCACAGTTATTGATTTGGCCCTGACCCGCACCACCCCGCGGCCACTTACGCCGGTGGTGCAGCAGCTCTATACCATCTGGCTTAAAAAAGACTTTAAAGGGCGTATCCATTACGGACACCAAGCTTACGACTTTAACGAAGGCGTATTAGGCTTTCTGGCGCCCGGACAAGTCTTTGCGGTGGATGCGACACTGGATGTTTCCAGACTGGAAGGCTGGATGCTGGTCTTTAGCCCCGAGCTGCTGCGAAAGTATCCGTTGGGCAAGAAGATAGCCGGCTATGGCTTCTTCTCCTACGCTGTGCACGAGGCGTTGCACCTGTCGGCCCAAGAGGAAAGCACGCTCAACGGCCTGCTGCACAGCATCCGAAACGAGTACGAGCGGCCCATCGACGCCTTCAGCCAGGACGTGCTGGTGGCGCAGCTGGACGTGCTGCTCACCCACGCCAACCGCTTCTACCACCGCCAGTTCCTGACCCGGCGCACCGTGGAGCACGATTTACTAACCCGTTTCGAGGCGCTGCTGACGGCCTACTTCGCCCAGCACCACGAGCAGCCGCTGCCCACAGTGCAGCACTTCGCCGACGCCCTGCACGTGTCGCCGGCTTACCTGAGCGACATGCTGCGCACGCTCACGGGCCAGACCACCCAGCAGCACATTCACAACGCCCTGATTGAGCAGGCAAAGCGGCTCCTGCTCACCACCTCGCTCACCATCAGCGAAACGGCCTTTCGCCTGGGGTTCGAGTACCCACAGTATTTCAGCCGTCTGTTTAAAAGCAAAACCGGCCTGACGCCGGCGGCCTTTCGGTTTTCGGCGCAGTAA
- the bglX gene encoding beta-glucosidase BglX — MKRFFRTALLLALGLPLQAQQAASPPRTTIASAADDPKMTGFISALMQKMTLEEKIGQLNLITVGFDVTGPVISKDVDANIRRGAVGAVLNTFTPTAARKLQEMAVKETRLHIPLLFGYDVIHGHRTIFPIALGMAASWDLAAVERSARVAAEEAAADGINWVYSPMVDIARDPRWGRISEGAGEDPFLGSQIARAMVRGYQGPTNDLSRSNAVMACVKHFALYGAAEAGRDYNTTDMSLPRMYNEYLPPYKAALDAGAGSVMSSFNDINGVPATGNKWLMTDLLRQQWGFRGFVVTDYTSINEMTNHGLGNDAQTSALALNAGIDQDMVGEVFLRNLAQNLKEGTVKQEQIDQACRRVLEAKYKLGLFQDPYRGVTEKRAKATLMKKEYLDAARDVARKSMVLLKNRNSTLPLRKTGTLALVGPLANRQHDVLGSWSAAGDWKQAVSVEQGIRQAAGSAVKVLTARGVNLTDDAQLIARLNAHGGALDIDPRPAAAQIEEAVQVARQADVVVAVVGEAQGMSGEAASRADLGLPGQQLALLKALKQTGKPLVVVLMSGRPLTLTWEDENADALLETWFAGTQAGHAIADVLFGLYNPSGKLTATFPRSVGQIPLYYNHKNTGRPYLGVQLEKYKSRYLDEVNDPLYPFGYGLSYTTFQYGKPQLSTTTLGPTGALEVRVTVQNTGSYDGEEVAQLYIRDVVGSISRPVQELKGFQKVFLKKGESRTLTFRLTPDDLKFYNQDLQFVAEPGEFQVMVGGNSRDVQMTTFTLAAQ, encoded by the coding sequence ATGAAACGATTCTTCCGCACTGCTTTGCTGCTGGCGCTGGGCCTGCCACTACAAGCCCAACAGGCAGCCTCGCCTCCGCGTACCACCATTGCCTCCGCCGCCGACGATCCGAAGATGACCGGCTTCATTAGTGCCCTGATGCAGAAGATGACGCTGGAGGAGAAAATCGGGCAGCTGAACCTGATAACCGTGGGCTTTGACGTAACCGGGCCGGTAATCAGCAAGGACGTGGACGCCAACATCCGGCGCGGCGCGGTGGGCGCGGTGCTGAACACGTTCACGCCCACGGCGGCCCGCAAGCTCCAGGAAATGGCCGTGAAAGAAACGCGCCTGCACATCCCGCTGCTGTTCGGCTACGACGTTATCCACGGGCACCGCACCATCTTCCCCATTGCCTTGGGCATGGCGGCCAGCTGGGACCTGGCCGCCGTGGAGCGCAGTGCCCGCGTGGCCGCCGAAGAAGCCGCCGCCGACGGCATCAACTGGGTGTACTCGCCTATGGTCGACATTGCCCGCGACCCGCGCTGGGGCCGCATCTCGGAAGGAGCCGGCGAAGACCCTTTTCTTGGCTCTCAGATTGCGCGGGCCATGGTGCGCGGCTACCAGGGCCCCACCAACGACCTGAGCCGCAGTAACGCGGTGATGGCCTGCGTGAAGCACTTTGCCCTCTACGGCGCCGCCGAAGCCGGCCGCGACTACAACACCACCGACATGAGCCTGCCGCGCATGTACAACGAGTACCTGCCGCCCTACAAAGCCGCTCTCGACGCCGGGGCCGGCTCCGTGATGTCGTCGTTCAACGACATCAATGGCGTGCCGGCTACCGGCAATAAGTGGCTGATGACGGACTTACTGCGCCAGCAGTGGGGCTTCCGCGGCTTCGTGGTGACGGACTACACCTCCATCAACGAAATGACCAACCACGGCCTGGGCAACGACGCGCAAACCTCGGCCCTGGCCCTGAACGCGGGCATCGACCAGGACATGGTGGGCGAGGTATTCCTGAGAAACCTGGCCCAAAACCTGAAGGAAGGCACCGTAAAACAGGAGCAGATTGACCAGGCCTGCCGCCGCGTGCTGGAAGCCAAGTACAAGCTGGGCCTGTTTCAGGACCCCTACCGCGGCGTCACCGAGAAGCGGGCCAAGGCCACGCTGATGAAGAAAGAGTATCTGGACGCCGCCCGCGACGTGGCCCGCAAGAGCATGGTGCTGCTCAAGAACCGCAACAGCACCTTGCCCCTGCGCAAAACCGGCACCCTGGCCCTGGTGGGCCCCCTGGCCAACCGCCAGCACGACGTGTTGGGCTCCTGGAGCGCCGCCGGCGACTGGAAGCAGGCCGTGTCGGTGGAGCAGGGCATCCGGCAGGCGGCCGGCAGCGCGGTGAAAGTGCTAACTGCCCGCGGCGTTAATCTCACCGACGACGCCCAGCTCATTGCCCGCCTCAACGCCCACGGCGGCGCCCTCGACATCGACCCGCGCCCCGCCGCGGCCCAAATCGAGGAGGCCGTGCAGGTGGCCCGCCAGGCGGATGTGGTGGTGGCCGTGGTGGGCGAGGCCCAGGGCATGTCGGGGGAGGCGGCCAGCCGCGCCGACCTGGGGCTTCCCGGCCAGCAGCTGGCCCTGCTCAAGGCCCTGAAGCAAACCGGCAAGCCCCTGGTGGTAGTGCTGATGAGCGGCCGCCCGCTGACGCTGACCTGGGAAGACGAAAACGCCGACGCCCTGCTGGAAACGTGGTTTGCGGGCACCCAGGCCGGCCACGCCATTGCCGACGTGCTGTTTGGCCTCTACAACCCCTCGGGCAAGCTTACGGCCACGTTTCCGCGGTCGGTGGGCCAGATTCCGCTGTATTACAACCACAAAAACACCGGCCGGCCCTACCTGGGCGTGCAGCTCGAAAAGTACAAGTCGCGCTACCTCGATGAGGTCAACGACCCGCTGTACCCGTTCGGCTACGGGCTCAGCTACACCACCTTCCAGTACGGCAAGCCCCAGCTGAGCACCACCACGCTTGGCCCCACCGGCGCCCTGGAAGTGCGCGTTACCGTGCAAAACACCGGCAGCTACGACGGCGAAGAAGTGGCTCAGCTCTACATCCGCGACGTGGTGGGCTCCATCTCGCGGCCCGTGCAGGAGCTGAAGGGGTTCCAGAAAGTCTTTTTGAAGAAGGGCGAGAGCCGCACACTCACCTTCCGCCTCACGCCCGACGACCTGAAGTTCTACAACCAGGACTTGCAGTTCGTGGCCGAGCCGGGCGAGTTTCAGGTGATGGTGGGCGGCAACTCCCGCGACGTGCAGATGACCACCTTCACACTGGCCGCGCAGTAG
- a CDS encoding cellulase family glycosylhydrolase, which produces MRLSTTSRFRRCGALAGLLALLLCLTHAAWAQSFLRASGPRIVNASNQEVILNGMNLGGWLVQEGYMMKPGWQGLNGRQTQGTVKQTLYNAGMSEADVEAFYQSYRNNFITKADLDYIAAQGFNCVRLPLHYDLFLTPSQRAVRNGVLRGTTSYEAYVGALTSWYNANQLFTDPANMEALRLIDNVLSWAAANQLYVILDLHAAPGAQGTDLNIADALVPLDFWTRPIYQDITNRLWATIAARYKNDARIAMYDLLNEPNNVPTNQQINSVLQRLINTVRAQGDQHLLLLEGNGWGNDYNYLEKRTFTNTANLVYNSHRYSGATYPLDNNVSSTDPGNANNLRTIGNLTRFRTDNDVPIWVGETGENTDAWMNEAARNLNSVGIGWCHWTYKRFENGNNAAFMHINPPYIVDGPAGLGQVLENIKFANCVPNTTVRAVAPNLNGIVNYPGGGNYYGTGSSGVATFYKNCNYDGAAVALPAGDYTLGQLQSRGILNDDVSSLRVNSGYEVQLFEHDNFQGASLTLTVSNSCLVANALGTGNWNDKASSIRVRARNTAPIGSTIWLRGSNGQYVSSENGTQPITCNRPSVSGWEAFTVVDGGGGKVALRGFNGKYVSSENGERPMTCTRDAVSGWEAFDWLVNADGTISLRGFNGRYVSSENGTQAMTCNRPAISGWEAFSYGVLGAARGAVAGSVAPGSSQRTEVSFYPNPVVSRLVYQLPAGVTAHSLTVLDLAGRAVLRQRADGAGPEHTLDVSGLRNGLYVVRLAGPKFSTTFRISKQ; this is translated from the coding sequence ATGCGCCTTTCTACTACTTCTCGTTTTCGCCGTTGCGGCGCCTTGGCGGGGCTGCTGGCCCTGCTGCTGTGCCTGACCCACGCTGCCTGGGCGCAGAGCTTTCTGCGGGCCAGCGGGCCGCGCATCGTAAATGCCAGCAACCAGGAGGTTATCCTGAACGGCATGAACCTGGGGGGCTGGCTGGTGCAGGAAGGCTACATGATGAAGCCCGGCTGGCAGGGCCTCAACGGCCGCCAAACCCAGGGCACGGTAAAGCAAACCCTCTACAATGCCGGCATGAGCGAGGCCGACGTGGAAGCCTTTTACCAAAGCTACCGCAACAACTTCATCACCAAGGCCGACCTCGACTACATTGCCGCCCAGGGCTTCAACTGCGTGCGGCTGCCCCTGCACTACGACCTGTTTCTGACCCCCAGCCAGCGGGCCGTGCGCAACGGCGTGCTGCGCGGCACCACCTCCTACGAGGCCTACGTGGGGGCCCTCACCAGCTGGTACAACGCCAACCAGCTGTTCACGGACCCAGCCAATATGGAGGCCCTGCGCCTGATTGACAACGTGCTGAGCTGGGCCGCGGCCAACCAGCTGTACGTCATCCTGGACCTGCACGCCGCGCCCGGCGCCCAGGGCACCGACCTCAACATTGCCGATGCCCTGGTGCCGCTCGATTTCTGGACCCGGCCCATTTATCAGGACATCACCAACCGGCTGTGGGCCACCATTGCGGCGCGCTACAAGAACGACGCCCGCATTGCCATGTACGACCTACTCAACGAGCCCAACAATGTGCCCACCAACCAGCAGATCAACAGCGTGCTACAGCGCCTTATCAACACGGTGCGGGCCCAGGGCGACCAGCACCTGCTGCTGCTCGAAGGCAACGGCTGGGGAAACGACTACAACTACCTGGAGAAGCGCACTTTCACCAACACCGCCAACCTGGTCTACAACTCGCACCGCTACAGCGGCGCCACCTACCCGCTCGACAACAACGTCAGCTCCACTGACCCCGGCAACGCCAACAACCTGCGCACCATCGGCAACCTCACCCGCTTCCGCACCGACAACGACGTGCCCATCTGGGTAGGCGAAACCGGCGAAAACACCGACGCCTGGATGAACGAAGCCGCCCGCAACCTCAATTCGGTGGGCATCGGCTGGTGCCACTGGACCTACAAGCGCTTCGAGAACGGCAACAACGCCGCCTTTATGCACATCAACCCGCCCTATATCGTGGACGGGCCCGCCGGCCTGGGCCAGGTGCTGGAGAATATCAAGTTCGCCAACTGCGTGCCCAACACCACCGTCCGGGCCGTGGCGCCTAACCTGAACGGCATCGTGAACTACCCCGGCGGCGGCAACTACTACGGCACCGGGAGCAGCGGCGTGGCTACATTCTATAAGAACTGCAACTACGACGGCGCCGCCGTGGCCTTGCCCGCCGGCGACTACACCCTGGGCCAGCTGCAAAGCCGCGGCATTCTTAACGACGATGTGTCGTCGCTGCGCGTGAACAGCGGCTACGAGGTACAGCTCTTCGAGCACGACAACTTTCAGGGCGCTTCGCTGACGCTTACTGTCAGCAACAGTTGCCTGGTGGCCAATGCCTTGGGCACTGGCAACTGGAACGACAAGGCGTCTTCCATCCGGGTGCGGGCGCGCAACACGGCTCCCATCGGCAGCACCATTTGGCTGCGCGGCAGCAACGGCCAGTATGTGTCCTCGGAAAACGGCACCCAGCCCATCACCTGCAACCGCCCCAGCGTGTCGGGGTGGGAGGCCTTCACGGTAGTGGATGGCGGGGGCGGCAAGGTGGCCTTGCGCGGTTTCAACGGCAAGTACGTGTCCTCGGAAAACGGGGAGCGGCCGATGACGTGCACCCGCGACGCCGTGTCGGGCTGGGAGGCGTTTGACTGGCTGGTGAATGCCGACGGCACCATCAGCCTGCGGGGCTTCAACGGCCGGTACGTTTCCTCGGAAAACGGCACCCAGGCCATGACCTGCAACCGCCCGGCCATTTCGGGCTGGGAAGCCTTCAGCTACGGCGTGTTAGGCGCCGCGCGCGGGGCGGTGGCCGGCAGCGTGGCGCCGGGCAGCAGCCAGCGCACCGAGGTCAGCTTCTATCCTAATCCGGTAGTCAGCCGCCTCGTCTACCAGCTGCCGGCCGGCGTCACCGCTCACTCGCTTACCGTACTCGACCTGGCGGGCCGCGCCGTGCTGCGCCAGCGCGCCGACGGCGCCGGGCCAGAGCATACCCTGGATGTTTCGGGGCTCAGGAATGGGCTGTACGTTGTTCGGCTGGCCGGGCCAAAGTTTTCCACTACCTTCAGAATCAGCAAGCAGTAG
- a CDS encoding glycoside hydrolase family 30 protein has translation MPSRTLSVLSLTILGLSAAAQQPAPKPASAAPYSAAGRQVQVYTTAAGTELRLAAADKLTFQAQPQPLETQPTVFVDPAHQFQTLLGIGGAMTDAAAETFARLPKAQQQEFLQAYYSPSQGIGYTLARTTIHSSDFSSGSYTYVADNDKELKSFSVKHDEQFRIPFIKQAQAAAGGRLTMYVSPWSPPAWMKDNNSMLQGGKLRPEFRQAWANYFVKFIREYERQGIPMWGLTVQNEPMAKQRWESCIFTAEEERDFVKGYLGPTLKKAGLGDKKLIGWDHNRDLLYQRAATLFDDPEASKYYWGLGYHWYETWTGSAMQFDNLRRVHETYPDKNLIFTEGCVENFKLDNVNDWKLGERYGHSMINDFNAGTVAWTDWNVLLNETGGPNHVGNFCYAPIIGDTKAGKLIYTNAYHYIGHFSKFIRPGARRIATASSRDVLETTAFRNPDGTVAVVVMNRTDKEQPFQLWIRGQAAPATSRPHSIMTLVVK, from the coding sequence ATGCCTTCCAGAACTCTCTCCGTTCTTTCTCTGACCATCCTTGGCCTGAGTGCTGCGGCGCAACAGCCCGCCCCTAAGCCTGCCAGTGCGGCCCCTTATTCGGCGGCGGGCCGGCAGGTGCAGGTGTACACCACGGCCGCCGGCACCGAGTTGCGCCTGGCCGCCGCCGACAAGCTCACGTTTCAGGCGCAGCCCCAGCCCCTGGAAACCCAGCCCACCGTGTTTGTGGACCCTGCGCACCAGTTTCAGACCCTGCTCGGCATTGGTGGGGCCATGACCGATGCCGCGGCCGAAACGTTTGCCCGACTACCCAAAGCCCAGCAGCAGGAGTTTCTGCAGGCCTACTACAGCCCCAGCCAAGGCATCGGCTACACGCTGGCCCGCACCACCATTCACTCCTCCGACTTCAGCAGCGGCTCCTACACCTACGTGGCCGATAACGACAAGGAGCTGAAGAGTTTCAGCGTGAAGCACGACGAGCAGTTTCGGATTCCGTTTATCAAGCAGGCCCAGGCTGCCGCCGGGGGCCGGCTGACCATGTACGTAAGCCCGTGGAGCCCGCCGGCCTGGATGAAAGACAATAACAGCATGCTGCAAGGCGGCAAGCTGCGGCCCGAATTCCGCCAGGCCTGGGCCAACTACTTCGTGAAGTTTATCCGGGAGTACGAGCGGCAAGGCATTCCCATGTGGGGCCTCACGGTGCAAAACGAGCCCATGGCCAAGCAGCGGTGGGAGTCCTGCATTTTCACGGCTGAGGAGGAGCGCGACTTCGTGAAAGGCTACCTGGGCCCCACGCTGAAAAAGGCAGGCCTGGGCGACAAGAAGCTCATCGGGTGGGACCATAACCGTGACCTGCTCTACCAGCGAGCCGCCACGCTCTTCGACGACCCCGAGGCCAGCAAGTATTACTGGGGCCTGGGCTACCACTGGTACGAAACCTGGACCGGCAGCGCCATGCAGTTCGACAACCTGCGCCGCGTGCACGAAACCTACCCCGACAAAAACCTGATTTTTACGGAAGGCTGCGTCGAGAACTTCAAGCTGGACAACGTGAACGACTGGAAGCTGGGCGAGCGGTACGGCCACTCGATGATTAACGACTTCAACGCCGGCACCGTGGCCTGGACCGACTGGAACGTGCTCCTGAACGAAACCGGCGGCCCCAACCACGTCGGCAATTTCTGCTACGCCCCCATCATCGGCGACACCAAGGCCGGCAAGCTCATCTACACTAACGCCTACCACTACATCGGCCACTTCTCGAAGTTCATCCGGCCCGGCGCCCGGCGCATTGCCACCGCCAGCAGCCGCGACGTGCTCGAAACCACCGCCTTCCGCAACCCCGACGGCACCGTGGCCGTGGTCGTGATGAACCGTACCGACAAAGAGCAGCCCTTCCAGCTCTGGATTCGCGGCCAGGCTGCTCCCGCCACCAGCCGCCCCCACTCGATTATGACGCTGGTAGTAAAGTAG
- a CDS encoding aldo/keto reductase produces MSILNKVPLGSQGLEVSIEGLGCMGMTGFPGGSVYGQADAAESIATIHRALELGVTLLDTADIYGPFDNERLVGQAVAGKRGQVILATKFGFEIDDQGALTWQRNGQPAYVRKSVERSLRHLGTEYIDLYYLHRLDPNIPIEETVGAMSRLVEEGKVRYLGLSEVPADILRRAHHVHPITALQTEYSLFDRGVEENGVLEAARELGIGFVGYSPLGRGFLSGEIKTPDDFAADDSRRNFPRYQGENFYKNLALVEKLQAVAQAKGVTPAQLALAWVLAQGVVAIPGTKRRQYLEQNVAAASLVLSPAERAELEAAMPVGSAAGAAYPAGL; encoded by the coding sequence ATGAGCATCCTCAACAAAGTACCGCTGGGCAGCCAAGGCCTGGAAGTATCCATCGAAGGCCTGGGCTGCATGGGCATGACGGGCTTCCCCGGCGGCAGCGTGTACGGCCAAGCCGACGCCGCCGAAAGCATAGCCACCATTCACCGCGCCCTGGAGCTGGGCGTGACCCTGCTCGACACGGCCGACATCTACGGCCCCTTCGACAACGAGCGGCTGGTAGGCCAGGCCGTGGCCGGCAAGCGTGGGCAGGTCATTTTGGCCACCAAGTTTGGGTTTGAGATTGATGACCAGGGCGCCCTCACCTGGCAGCGCAACGGCCAGCCGGCGTACGTGCGCAAGTCGGTGGAACGCTCCCTGCGCCACTTAGGCACGGAGTACATCGACCTCTACTACCTGCACCGCCTCGACCCCAACATCCCCATCGAGGAGACGGTAGGCGCCATGAGCCGGCTGGTGGAAGAAGGCAAAGTGCGCTACCTGGGCCTGAGCGAAGTGCCAGCCGACATCCTGCGTCGCGCCCACCACGTGCACCCCATCACGGCGCTCCAAACCGAGTATTCGCTGTTTGACCGGGGCGTGGAAGAAAACGGCGTGCTCGAAGCTGCGCGTGAGCTGGGTATCGGCTTCGTGGGCTACTCGCCGCTGGGCCGGGGCTTTTTGTCGGGTGAAATCAAGACGCCCGACGACTTCGCAGCCGACGACTCGCGTCGTAATTTTCCCCGCTACCAGGGCGAAAACTTCTATAAAAACCTGGCACTGGTGGAAAAGCTGCAAGCAGTGGCACAGGCCAAAGGCGTCACGCCGGCCCAGCTGGCACTGGCCTGGGTGCTGGCCCAGGGTGTGGTGGCTATACCAGGCACCAAGCGCCGCCAGTACCTGGAGCAAAACGTGGCCGCCGCCAGCCTGGTACTAAGCCCAGCGGAACGGGCCGAGCTGGAAGCCGCTATGCCGGTGGGCAGCGCGGCCGGCGCGGCGTATCCGGCAGGTCTGTAG
- a CDS encoding PKD domain-containing protein: MKNIVRLALLGLLAAPLLTSCEIEGDDNKLEGPVPESSFTFQANTTEFPTVVTFTSTSQNGFLYQWSFGDNTRGSGSTVQHTYNRPGTYQVELITAGRGGTGISAKQAVTIPDACANTTFSKLVDCAGSGTRVWAFSNEPGAIVRETAGGTLISSSGALQNCQLDDQFSLSNGFTVNYESGGQTFQNGTCGTSRNHSGSFVFRPNGGSPQLVLKGKGAFIGLPDSVANKTYDILEATDTKLRLRGTNPDGTRTIVTLAPYDATAPIKRLLTGGSTRTWKLDNTADAPIIVGTEAAPSSYFAGVAAGALPTCQSDDEYTFTMANVYTYDAKAETFSANGFSCQAPQSGSSPFVFGPAAGAGLAQFTLTRAGAFLGTTDASPTERVYRILSIDNQKMTLRSGSGQNGGTVFTFKLVVK, encoded by the coding sequence ATGAAAAACATAGTACGCTTAGCCCTGCTGGGCCTGCTGGCAGCGCCATTGCTGACGAGCTGCGAAATAGAAGGCGACGATAATAAGCTGGAAGGCCCGGTGCCGGAGTCCAGCTTCACGTTTCAGGCTAATACCACCGAGTTTCCCACGGTTGTCACGTTCACGAGCACCAGCCAGAACGGGTTCCTGTACCAGTGGAGCTTCGGCGACAACACCCGCGGCTCGGGTAGCACGGTGCAGCACACCTACAACCGGCCCGGCACCTACCAGGTGGAGCTGATTACGGCCGGCCGCGGCGGCACGGGCATCTCGGCCAAGCAAGCCGTGACCATTCCCGACGCCTGCGCCAACACCACCTTCAGCAAGCTGGTGGACTGCGCCGGCAGCGGCACCCGCGTGTGGGCTTTCTCCAACGAACCCGGCGCCATTGTGCGCGAAACGGCCGGCGGCACGCTCATTTCCTCATCGGGGGCCCTGCAAAACTGCCAGCTCGACGACCAGTTCTCGCTAAGCAACGGCTTCACCGTCAACTACGAAAGTGGCGGGCAGACCTTCCAGAACGGCACCTGCGGCACGTCGCGCAACCACAGCGGCTCCTTCGTGTTCCGGCCCAACGGCGGCAGTCCGCAGCTGGTACTCAAGGGCAAAGGTGCCTTCATCGGCCTGCCCGACTCGGTGGCTAATAAAACCTACGACATCCTGGAGGCCACCGACACCAAGCTGCGCCTGCGCGGCACCAACCCCGACGGCACCCGCACCATTGTGACGCTAGCTCCCTACGATGCCACGGCCCCCATCAAGCGCCTGCTCACCGGCGGCTCAACGCGCACCTGGAAGCTCGACAACACCGCCGATGCGCCCATCATTGTGGGCACCGAGGCCGCGCCGTCGTCTTACTTTGCCGGGGTGGCGGCGGGCGCCCTGCCCACCTGCCAGTCGGATGATGAGTACACCTTCACCATGGCCAACGTGTACACCTACGACGCCAAGGCCGAAACCTTCTCCGCCAACGGCTTCTCCTGCCAGGCCCCGCAGTCGGGCTCCTCGCCCTTCGTGTTTGGGCCGGCGGCCGGGGCCGGGCTGGCGCAGTTCACGCTCACGCGGGCCGGCGCCTTCCTGGGCACCACCGACGCCTCCCCGACCGAGCGGGTGTACCGCATTCTGAGCATCGACAACCAGAAGATGACCCTGCGCTCCGGCAGCGGCCAGAACGGCGGTACGGTGTTCACGTTCAAGCTGGTAGTGAAGTAA